From the Candidozyma auris chromosome 2, complete sequence genome, the window ACTTCGGCAGTCAAATACTCCAACACAGCAGTCAAGTAAATTGCGGACTTCGAGCCGATTCTGATCTTGTTTTGAGcgtttctcttcaagtatCTCTTGATTCTACCCACTGGGAACTGCAACCCTGCTCTTGCTGAGTGGGAGCTTGTCACTTTGCTGCTTTCTGCAGACTTGCCCTTTCCTCCATGGACTTTACCTTTTCCTGACATTAGGACAATTGATAGATGGGTGTTGTAAGAAGAATGTAGTACTAAGCAAACGGATGTTTACTTTTTGTCGCTATCATAACATAAGGCGCGCGAGTGTGGAGGAGGGTTACCCGGCCGCGGAACGCTGGATATAGTTTAGGCTGGTGAGATGAAGCATTTGAGGGAATAATAAAATTGCATCAACGCCATTAAAGCTCGTTTAGTCTGGTTCGAGCGTTGCAAGCACTCTTACAAAGCCTAGTTAGCTGCGTGTATGGACTCGACTACGGCGAGGTTTGCAACTTGTAAACTCGTTTACGAGCTGATAGTGAAGTGAGCTCCAAGTTCATCTAGgagtttttcaacttcactTCGGGGCTTCCTGAGCTCCGTACAAATTGAGTCCATATGCTGAACTCCTTTCACAAGCTTCATTAGCTTGATCAAATCCTCTTTATTGCTGTGGCCGTAATCATCGTCGCCTGAGGAGTCTGTACCAGTAGTGGCAACTTTATACATTGGTTTTGAGAGCTTAGAGTCCCCGTCGTCATCGCTGTCGCTTTCAAAGACTTCCAGATCTGTAGAAAGAGACTCTTCACTCTGACTAAATCTCTCCACGTGGTACTGAAAACTCACGCTCCGGTTCTTGCGCCCGGTTTTTAAGTTGCTCTCGTTGACTGTGTCTCTTAGTAGGCCCTGGTTAGAGGAACTGGCTTGCGACATGGCCCGCTCCTTTGCCTTTTTGATAACATCAGTTGCGTGGCTCTTGACGACCTCGTCTAGAGGATCGACATTGGACACCTCATTCTCAAAAAACTTTGTAACTTTGTTGAGTATCGGGTACAGATGCAGACGATAGATGAGTCCTCTCACAATgccaaagttgatgaacCGCCTAACATCGATATTTTGAAGTGCCTTCTGATGCTGAAGATACCAGTCTTTAAGTGTCTGACCCTGGTTCAACAGGCGGTACAAGTAAAAAAGCGTGGCTTTAGAAGGAACACGAACGGTGACTTTTGGCG encodes:
- the HTA3 gene encoding histone H2AZ, whose amino-acid sequence is MSGKGKVHGGKGKSAESSKVTSSHSARAGLQFPVGRIKRYLKRNAQNKIRIGSKSAIYLTAVLEYLTAEVLELAGNAAKDLKVKRITPRHLQLAIRGDEELDNLIKATIAYGGVLPHINKALLLKVEKKKGK